TTTAGTTTTTTATCTTTCTGGTAACACTATATAACACAATGCATGCACTTAAAGCTTTAATGAAAAAGTACTTTACAACTGAATACTCACCCCCCACAAACTAATCTGCTTTTCAAATTCTTTCTCTCCTTCAAATATAATGCGGATTTTGAGCTGCAAGAATAAAAATAACCTTATTTggcacattttaaattagaagcATACAGAAATTTGCAAGTAAACGTTAAATTATACAGTTAAAAACCTGACATTTCTATGTAATGACAGCATAAAACAGATGTGACCATGACGTCTTACCACAGTACTGTTCCCCTCCACTGAGCTCAGCTCTGGTAAAGAATTTTTGGCATAAATGGAAATGATGACCTGACTTCCTGTTTGGTGCCAATCAAACCGGCATGGTACAACTTTTTTCCCCTGTGTACACACATTAAAAAAGCCATCTTCCATTTCAGACAAGATTCACATGTAAACttattcagtattttggtcttccattaaaaaaaaaaaaaaaaaaaattcatttggAAGTAGCATATGGGCCTAAAAGAGAGCCATACGCCATGTTTTATTGGATTGTATGTGTAAATACAACATCATTGCTGTCTAAAATATGCAGGGACAAAATCCAATGCAAGTCATATAGTGCGTTGACTTTTAAATCTCATGGTAGGCACTTACTGTATCTTTTATATTCCACTGATGATTTCCTTTGGTACAGCCCTCCTGAGACAGAAACGTGTTGAAGTCTGAGGTTTTCCTCTTGCAGCAGCTCCAATATTTCATCCTTTTATGAAGAAAGTTAAAAAGAGACTTACGGGCAGTTTACACGGCGttgttttcaactaaaaacattTTGGCTAGGGGTGTTGAAATGGATAGTTTCTATGATGCTTCGTGATGCAGAAGTGGAAAATTCTGCATCGATTTTAGCCGTTAAAGCCTAGACGTTTCTCTAATGCTATTCGTTACATATGTGCTAGTCTCACTAGTGTAAAATGACAAGAGGGAGGCGAAACACAAAAGCGAGAAATAAGTAGTGCGTGTTATTGTAATTTAAGTAGGCTACACTACTTCACAGTTTAGTATCTACCAGTGTAGATCTAAATGCTCCTGTCGTCTGCTGTGTTCAGACTTAAGTTTAGTTTGACTACATACAGGAAGTGTACTTTCTTGGGAAATAAAAAGGGAGTTCATACACCCATCAGGCATTACATTATGACTGTGTTGATGCCAAAACAACCCTGACCCTTTGAGGCTTGCACTTCACTAGACCCttaaaggtgtgctgtggtatctggcaccaagatgttagtagatcctttaagtcctttaagttgcgaggtgggatCAGGttatggatcagacttgtttgttcagcacattccACAGATgttcgattggattgagatctggggaatttgaaggccaagtcaacacctcaaactcattgttgtgctcctcaaaccattcctaaaacatttttgctttgtggcagggtgcattatcctgctgaaagaggccacagccaccagggagtgcggtttccatgaaaggttgtacatggtctgcaacaatgcttaggtaggtggtacatgtcaaagtaacatccacatagatggcaggacccaagatttcccagcagaacattgcccaaagcatcacactgcctcctccAGCTTTCTTTCCCCATGAAAGTGACGCACACGCACCCAGCCagccatgtgatgtaaaagaaaacgttattTATGAGACCAAATCCTAATGCtttcccatttttcctgcttctaacacatcaactttgaggacataatgttcacttgctgcctaatatatcccacccagcACCCACTAacagataatcagtgttattcacttcacctgtcagttgtcataatgttatgcctgatctgtgtatatcAGCTTAAATTTTTTGACTGCTTAAATTCATTGACGGAAATGTAGCCATGTGCAGTAATACTGCAACGCATTTGATGCAGCATGATATTGAATCGAATGGTTGACATGATAATCGAATTTAATCACGAGGCCGTTAATTTAACGGGCATTTTGGAGAAAATGCAAACTTTGGAAACGGTTTTAAAGTGTACATTTTTGAAAAGGATACCATTATTGTCTCCTTGTAAACTACTGTACCAAAACATGAATGTGAAAATGTGCATGCACATTACATTCTACATGTTCAATCTATAGGTgcgtagtgtttctttacaaagtgacaacTACTGGCCTGGTGACATTTAGCCATTTTTTCAGATTCATGTGAACGGGATGGTTTTGATGATTGTCTGTACATGAAAAACGCAAAGGAAAACCTTTTCAGTTTTTAGTAAATTTGCTGTGTAAACATACCTTAAATTGCAGATATATCGGAGATTTCTCCATCTACACTTTTCTAGTAGTTTCAAGTagtaattttcagttttgatcGGATGTAAATTTACCCTTCATGGAAGATAGGTACACCAGCATGGTACAAACACGTCTCGCCGTCACTGTCTTGTCCGCTGAATGTCTTAAAAACAGAATAATGAGAAACCGTTGTTTATACGATGGGCTAAAGAAACTATGTGCCATGGTTTTTAATTCAGAAAAGCAGACGGTGCAAACAGTACCTTACTGCAGCCTCCATTCTTACAGGACGTCCCTATCTTAATTTCATCACTATCCTCTAAAATACaggaaagggaaaaaaaatgcatcagaTTAAAAGACAAATATAAAAAGGTAGGGGAAAGGAGGGTCAGGCTTTTCTTACCTTTTATCTCCTCTGCATTTTCCTCAGTTAGTTTCAGCTTTTCTAAAGCCTGTTTGAGTGAAGGAGAGACCTTCTGTTGTAGAACGGAGAAAGGCTCATCTGGACTACAAGGGCAAATAAAAAGGATGTTTTAATTTATCCTTAAGAGGTTCTAACATCAGTGTGGGTTTTGGCTGGGTGGACTGTTAATGAGAAGAACTTGTTCCCTATAGTAGATTAAATGCAGCATTACTTTATCCTTTGAACATCTGAACTAATGAGGCGTAAAATACAAATGGGGAAGACCCTGTCCTTTTCAAGTGTGTTTTTACCTTGGTCGCTGAATAGACTCCAGAGGTTTTGGTGCTTGGATGATGCATTCATCACACTTCACCTCTGGTTTAACAGGCTCAGTGGGCTTCTCCTGATTATGAGGTCCTTTCGTGCAACCCTAAGCGAATCGTAAATACAGATGAACATGTCAAGACTTACCTATTTCAATataatttgatattttaatcTATATGAGAAAATACACAAATTTATCTATGAAATTGATCATTCGGTCTCATCACAGACTAATTATAGCACTCACAGCAATACTAAGGAAATCTGAAAAGTCAGTTGTTCGTCTCTTGCAGCAAGACCAACCCTGGACAGACAAAATTTAATAGGTACACTGAATAACAGTAACAATAGCACGATTATATATTCCATTTAGAGGTAAACTGATCTTTATGCATGTACACACCTTTAATGCATCATGAAACACTGGCACTCCGGGGTGGTATGTGCATACATCTATGGATAAGAAGAGATTGATTATGAAATGTGACGTCACGGGAATATAGTCACGTGTTCACACAATGTGCAGACtacagttagttagttagataCTCCACCAACTGCTCAGCTACAAGATTCTTCCTTAAGATGTTTACATACAGTAACTCGCTTGTATTCTAGCCATCTGTTAAACACATATTAATTTTTAAAGTCTGTGCTAATGGTAAAACATCATTCAAACGGTGTTCCAGCTACAAGATGCTTTACTAAATTAACatgctaaataaaatttatATCTGACCCTTTTTAGAGGCGGTCAAGTTTTGttaataatatatgcatatgaataaatgttaaacaggtgtttttttcttcaaaacgtGCCCTGCTATATACCATAGCCATTCAGCTATCGTTTATCTAAAGTCTTACCATCTGAATTCTTGTCGGGATCAAAACGTTGTCCACATCCCTTATTATAACACAATACAGACATAATGTTTGACAAAAATGCAAACGAATGTTATACACCGTAATCAAGAGGGAATGATCCGAAGTCCTAACTAGCTCGCTGCTGCGGCTGCTTCCCGTCGTGAGGCTCCTTCCGGAATATTTCGTGACTTTCCGTAAGTGGTCGTTCAGCGCTTCGGCTCCAATCGTTTATTTTCGGAACGTATCGGAATTATGGAATCACAGAGTGGGAGATGGGATTCGCCGGCGAACGGAGTTTAAATGAAAAACACAGCCAAGGTTGTGCTGGAAAACGAACCTTGTTCAGTACTATTTCACTCCGTCACATTACTGATATAATGTGTTCAATTATTATCGAAATTATTgttttggtttattttttaatattaaaataacaatacaaattaGTTATATCGATATTCTAAAGAACATAACTTGTTTTGTGCGCTCTATATAGAGCAGACACATTCATCGAATTGTAAAATTTTGAATGAGATAAGGTTTCGATCCTATTGTTGCTATGGgacagcagcaacaacaactcCGGTTTCATTTGCGCATTCACGGGATAACGTGCACACGTGAGCGCGCTTTAGGAGGTGCGCGCTCCACTGATTACAGTCAACTGTGAGTGGCAGTGAGTCCTGTGTGGAAAAGAAGTGTAGGATGTAGTTTCACAGAGCGGGTTCCTGGATGTTTGCAGTGAAGAGATTTCTTTCTCCCTAAGCCAGAGGTAAGAGCTCATTCGCTTATTTTGATGCACTAATTATCGGAGAACAAGTGACTGCTCGCTCTCGGTAACAAACATATTTTACTAGACTCCACAGCGTTGAAAGTTTCCTTTGATTACAGTCGGATTTTAATAGAGAGTCTTGCGTGTATCCGAGAGGATGGGTTTTGTTTGACATTATCAAAGTTATTTACTTTAAATGCAATACAAATACAATGCCAAACTGCAGATAATGTCATTTAGTCAAAATGTTTCTTGTTGCACATTTCTTTCaagtttaaatattatttgctgtgtgtttcattttttggggggtgatAATCGTCATTTGTGCTCTTAATTGCTGTTATCAATCTTGCTGAGATTACCATTTACCTGGCTTGTCAGGCCATTACTGAGTCGAATGAGAGCAGGTcaggtatttatttatttatattttatcatTGATTTATATTTAATCTTAACCAAGGGCTTCTGAATAAATAACTGCCATAGGATTTATTTGAACAATAGGGATATGTCTTTGTGAGATAAATGCCCTAGATTGAAATGGCTTACTGCATATATCTCTTATTTGCAGGGTAACTGGATGATGGCATGGCTATAAACAGCTGCCCTAGGGGCAGTATGAGGATCCGGCTCACCAGTTTCTTCTTATTGCTCCTCCACCTGCTTCCTTGTTTGGGGCAACTGCAGGAGCGAGGGATCTCCTCCTTTCAGTTTACCGCCTCCATCTACAATGCCACTATTTATGAGAACTCTGCAGCTCGGACATACATTAGGACCGAGGTTAAAATGGGGATTGCTCTATCGAAGTTGGGCCCTTTGGAcatcaaatatttaattgaatCTGGAGATGATGAGGGTCTTTTTCAAGCTGAGGAATTTGTGTTGGGGGACTTTTGCTTTCTCCGCATACGAACTAACGGGGGGAGTGCCGCCATCCTTAACCGTGAAGTGCAGGATAATTATACATTAACGGTTAGGGCAACCAGCAAAGGCGTGCTGGAGGCTTCTGTGATAATTAATGTGCAAATTATGGACATGAATGACCTCCGACCTTTGTTCTCTCCCACGTCCTATTCCATTGATATTCCAGAAAGTACTCCGTTGGGAGCAAGTGTGGCTCAGGTGACCGCCACTGATGCAGACATCGGCTCCAATGGTGAGTTTTACTATTTCTTCAAAGAAGACATAGCAGAGTTTGCTGTTCACCCAACCAGTGGAGTGGTATCGCTCACAGCCAAGCCCAATGCAGATAAAAACAGCAGATTTGCCCTTGAAATTTTAGCTGTGGATCGTGGAATGAAGGTTTATGGGAACAGTGGTATTAGCAGCACAGCCAAACTAGTGATCAGTGTTGTGCGTATCAATGAGTTTGCACCAACATTGAATGCAATCGCACTTTACCCTTTAATATCAGACAAAGAGCCAGTATACGCCACTGTTACTGTTGAAGATTTGGACGAGGGACCCAATGGAGAAATTGAGTGGGTTGCCATCATCGCTGGTGACCCACAGGAGCTGTTTGTCCTTGACAGAGCGCCACTTGGAAATGAATACAAGCTGAAGATGTCTGAAACGGTCAATTGGGATACATTTCCTTACGGTTGCAATCTCACTTTTCAAGCCAAAGACAGAGGCACACCACCAAGGCTCTCCAACACTCAAACTGTTCAGCTCTTGGTTAAAAAACCACAGTCTGTGAAGGTGAGTTTTGAAAAGAAGATTTACAAAACCTCGATTATTGAGATTGCACCACCAGGGACCATTATAGAGACTGTGAGGATATCTCCAAGACCGCCGGTCATCAGCTATGCCCTAGGTCTGACCTCAGATTcaatttattttatcattaatCCACTTACTGGTGTCATCTCAACAGCGCAACAGTTTGCCACATTAAGTCAGGAGCTCTTTGATTTGGAAGTGATGGAGACAGTGACTGGCATGACGGCAAAGGTGCAAATCATGGTTGAGGATGCTAACAACAACTCCCCAATGTTTACCAGCACATCTTACGAAGTCTCTGTCAATGAGAGCATCCCCATTGGCACTGTCATTCTCACTGTATCAGCGGTGGATGATGATAAAGGTGACAATGGGTGCATAACATACAGCATTGCCAGCCTTCAGCCCCTCCCGTTCATCATCAACCAAAATACAGGAGAGCTGACAATATCCACAGAACTGGATTTTGAATCATCTTTGGAGACATATGTGTTCGCCGTCAGAGCCTCAGACTGGGGCTCGCCTTACAGACGTGAAAGTGAAGTCAATGTCACGGTACAAGTGTTGAACATTAATGACAACCAACCCCTTTTTGAGCGTGTGTCATGCAAAGGTACGATAGGACGTGATTTTCCTGTGGGCCAGACGATCATCATAATGTCTGCCATTGATATTGATGAGCTTGGGCTGGTTAAATATGAGATTCTGTCTGGAAATGAGCAAGATGTCTTCAGTCTTAACCCAGACTCTGGGATGTTGTCATTGAAAAGACCCCTCGCTGCAAGAAGTGTAATGAATGAACAGTTCAACTTGATAGTAGCTGCGTCAGATGGCGAGCTGCTTTCCAAACCAACCTTTGTAAATATATCATTGGTCAGAGACAGAATGGCAGCAAGGAGTTTCAATTGTCGAGACACAAAAGTTGCACAAAAGTTAGCTGAGAAACTTCTGAAAAGAGCCTCCGCCATTAGCAAATCCAAAGTGGATGAAGGCTACACGGATCTGTTTTCTGTCAACAGACACACGCCTCAGTTTGAATCATTTCCATCAGATATTGTAGTTCGTGAAGACATGCCTGTGGGAGCCAGTGTTCTTCAAGTGAACACAAACGATGGTGACACAGGCTTCAATGGTCGCGTCTTGCATGCCATATCAGATGGGAACGTCGACAGCTGCTTTAATATTGACATGGAAAGTGGCCTAATTTACATTTATCAGCCATTGGACCGTGAGCGATCAGACCGTTACCTACTTAACATAACTGTATATGACTTGGGCCTTCCACAGAAATCCAGCTGGAGATTGCTGACAGTTAACATCGATGATGTAAATGATAATAGCCCAAAATTTTCCCTCAAGAGCTATACTGCCGTTGTACCAGAGAACGCAGCTATCGGCACAGAAGTTATCCAGGTCACAGCCTCGGATGATGATCTCGGTCAGAACGGTGAAATCTCATACAGCTTATTAACAAGCACCTCTCTGTTTGCCATTAACAGTGAGACTGGGTCTGTTTATGTGTCTGGTCAGTTGGACAGGGAGTCCACCTCGGATATCACCCTCAAAATCCAGGCTAGAGACAAGGCAGAAAAAGGGAATCAGATGTTCTCAGAGACAACCCTGATAGTTTACCTCGAGGATGTAAATGACTGTGCCCCTATCTTTATTCCCAGGAGTTATAGTTGCCGTGTTTTAGAGGACCTTCCTATTGGTGCAGTTATAGCTTGGCTGCAAACGCAAGACCCAGACATTGGATCTGGTGGATGGGTGAGATTTTCCCTCTCCAATGACTTCAATGGGACATTTAAGGTCCATGCTGACAGTGGCGCCATTAAGGTGGCCAAGGACCTGGACTATGAGAAGCAACAATTCTACAATCTCTCAGTGGTTGCAGAGGACATGGGATTTCCAGTGAAGCTTCGCACTGAGTCTTATCTTGAAGTGGAAGTCATTGATGTCAATGAGAACCTCAATGAGCCATACTTCTCGGAATATGCAGTGAGGGGCACTGTGAAGGAAAACTCTCGACATGGAACCAGTGTCCTCCAGGTGACTGCTCAAGATGATGACAAGGGCAGAGATGGAGTGATCAGATACTCTATCAAAGCTAGAAATGGTCTTGGAAGGTTCTCCATTGATGAAGAAACAGGTATTTATAATTTGATTCTTTGTGCTTTTTGGTTGTGTTGTCTGCTATGTTTTATCTCTTTTGAAGACTAACCAGTCCCGAGTGGATGCTTgcacaataaaacaaaacctgTGAAAATGGTTGTGAAATTATGCCCTAACATTTTACTGCAGTGTGCTGACTGAATGGTATTAAAAGGTCACTGTGATTGTTATTTGTCTTGGCAATGAATTTGTGCTCCGAGTCTACAATTGCCTCTAAAATTGCTGCCACTAGAGAAGACCACTGACCTAGAAAGGTAGGACTTAACCTCCGTGTGGTTTAAATCTGTGCTCTTCTGGGATTTCTAACACAGTCTGtgtttcaaaatatcttatgtgAGATCTGATATTTGTAATATTGAAGAAGAAAAACTGCTTAGTTACTTGCACAACTTGTGTGGTGCCAGCTTCATCATTAATTACAGCTAATGACTATTGATTAGAGAACTACGACGGGCAGTGGGATGTAACTGTGGTCCTCCATTCACATGTCAGCTAATTAGGCTGAGCCTGTTAATCAGCCCCCTGTTTAAAGTAAGCGAGTAGGGCACGCTTTTGCCAGAACCTCAAATGAGCATGGATTTTCCACAGAGAATTGAATGCCCTACCAGCAGCAACAGACAAGTTGTAGGGAAAGCGGCTACATGAGAACAAGAGTTGTCTTTCATCTTCAAAGTAAAACCTCTGGGACAAGTAAGGACAGTGGCATTGGCTCAGCACGCCCACTACATGCCGCCTACAAACATTAATTTAGCTGCCATGTTGTGCGGCGTGTTACGAGTCCTTGACATTGTCACTAGATTTTTTTGATGATTGAAAGTGGGCAGTTCATGCAATAATCTTCCCAACAAGCAGAAATCAAAGGCACTTGATCTTGATCGCCAGATGAAATGTGTTGGGTTGAAGTTGTTTGTATGTAGAGTGATTCCGGTATAGGAAGTCTCTTTGCGCAGATCCAAGAGTGAACTCAAAAGGCTGGTGGGATTTATGAAGGCCTTATCGGCAGAGCGCTCTGCTGCTTTGAGTAGGCATTGGTATTCCTGCCCACACTTTGGGAAATAAATCAGAGTGCACTCTCACTCAGACGCCTGTCGAGAAACAAGTTCAGCTCTAATTTGCCTCTGAGATTTGGCCTCTTTTTCTCCAGAGTCAGGTTAAGTCCTTTATGTCAAAATCTCTTAGACACCTGCACAAAGGGCCACTTGTGCTGCACATCCCCACACACTGCAAAAGACTGATGTATTCTGTTTAGCTTTTTGAAAGATAACATATTTTTGGAGCATATGGGAGTTGAGGATCTTTACCACAAACCCTCTTTC
The window above is part of the Pseudorasbora parva isolate DD20220531a chromosome 23, ASM2467924v1, whole genome shotgun sequence genome. Proteins encoded here:
- the chordc1b gene encoding cysteine and histidine-rich domain-containing protein 1; its protein translation is MSVLCYNKGCGQRFDPDKNSDDVCTYHPGVPVFHDALKGWSCCKRRTTDFSDFLSIAGCTKGPHNQEKPTEPVKPEVKCDECIIQAPKPLESIQRPSPDEPFSVLQQKVSPSLKQALEKLKLTEENAEEIKEDSDEIKIGTSCKNGGCSKTFSGQDSDGETCLYHAGVPIFHEGMKYWSCCKRKTSDFNTFLSQEGCTKGNHQWNIKDTGKKVVPCRFDWHQTGSQVIISIYAKNSLPELSSVEGNSTVLKIRIIFEGEKEFEKQISLWGVIDASKSCVNMLAAKIEVVLKKAEPMSWARLDLPPAAPPKEEKNENDVDSEDDD
- the LOC137062904 gene encoding protocadherin Fat 3 isoform X5 yields the protein MAINSCPRGSMRIRLTSFFLLLLHLLPCLGQLQERGISSFQFTASIYNATIYENSAARTYIRTEVKMGIALSKLGPLDIKYLIESGDDEGLFQAEEFVLGDFCFLRIRTNGGSAAILNREVQDNYTLTVRATSKGVLEASVIINVQIMDMNDLRPLFSPTSYSIDIPESTPLGASVAQVTATDADIGSNGEFYYFFKEDIAEFAVHPTSGVVSLTAKPNADKNSRFALEILAVDRGMKVYGNSGISSTAKLVISVVRINEFAPTLNAIALYPLISDKEPVYATVTVEDLDEGPNGEIEWVAIIAGDPQELFVLDRAPLGNEYKLKMSETVNWDTFPYGCNLTFQAKDRGTPPRLSNTQTVQLLVKKPQSVKVSFEKKIYKTSIIEIAPPGTIIETVRISPRPPVISYALGLTSDSIYFIINPLTGVISTAQQFATLSQELFDLEVMETVTGMTAKVQIMVEDANNNSPMFTSTSYEVSVNESIPIGTVILTVSAVDDDKGDNGCITYSIASLQPLPFIINQNTGELTISTELDFESSLETYVFAVRASDWGSPYRRESEVNVTVQVLNINDNQPLFERVSCKGTIGRDFPVGQTIIIMSAIDIDELGLVKYEILSGNEQDVFSLNPDSGMLSLKRPLAARSVMNEQFNLIVAASDGELLSKPTFVNISLVRDRMAARSFNCRDTKVAQKLAEKLLKRASAISKSKVDEGYTDLFSVNRHTPQFESFPSDIVVREDMPVGASVLQVNTNDGDTGFNGRVLHAISDGNVDSCFNIDMESGLIYIYQPLDRERSDRYLLNITVYDLGLPQKSSWRLLTVNIDDVNDNSPKFSLKSYTAVVPENAAIGTEVIQVTASDDDLGQNGEISYSLLTSTSLFAINSETGSVYVSGQLDRESTSDITLKIQARDKAEKGNQMFSETTLIVYLEDVNDCAPIFIPRSYSCRVLEDLPIGAVIAWLQTQDPDIGSGGWVRFSLSNDFNGTFKVHADSGAIKVAKDLDYEKQQFYNLSVVAEDMGFPVKLRTESYLEVEVIDVNENLNEPYFSEYAVRGTVKENSRHGTSVLQVTAQDDDKGRDGVIRYSIKARNGLGRFSIDEETGMIYTTGTLDCETQDSYWLTVYATDRGVVPLSATIEVFIQVEDVNDNAPLTSEPIYNPYVMENSPKDVPVVRIQAQDPDVTASDSRLTYRITAGNPQNFFSIDSNTGLITTTSRKLDREQQAEHFLEVTVMDGGGIFRQSTVWVIVHVQDENDNTPEFKESVYRIVLPERDRNKRGDPVYRVIAYDRDEGSNADLTYSIVDGNDDGKFVIDAKTAMVSSRKMVTAGGYDILTIKAIDNGTPQKWSTTRLHVEWIRKPVPSPLVLRFTAAAYNFTVAENTKVYESVGVVSVWQTATPLWFDIIGGRTSREMFYIPQSSCGGNCSSDSGNYDGPFDIQRGIGTIVIARPLDAETQSLYNMTVQVTDGTNTATAQVYIKVLDGNDNTPIFSERTYEVLVSEDTPADTEVLRVRARDKDERAKLSYSIHGSVDPASMRMFRINPGTGVMYTADRLDYEVRTQHILTIMVKDQEFPYYRDLARIIVTLEDANDQPPFFTRTIYDSTVFESAPPGTSALQATLVAYLE
- the LOC137062904 gene encoding protocadherin Fat 3 isoform X6, with product MAINSCPRGSMRIRLTSFFLLLLHLLPCLGQLQERGISSFQFTASIYNATIYENSAARTYIRTEVKMGIALSKLGPLDIKYLIESGDDEGLFQAEEFVLGDFCFLRIRTNGGSAAILNREVQDNYTLTVRATSKGVLEASVIINVQIMDMNDLRPLFSPTSYSIDIPESTPLGASVAQVTATDADIGSNGEFYYFFKEDIAEFAVHPTSGVVSLTAKPNADKNSRFALEILAVDRGMKVYGNSGISSTAKLVISVVRINEFAPTLNAIALYPLISDKEPVYATVTVEDLDEGPNGEIEWVAIIAGDPQELFVLDRAPLGNEYKLKMSETVNWDTFPYGCNLTFQAKDRGTPPRLSNTQTVQLLVKKPQSVKVSFEKKIYKTSIIEIAPPGTIIETVRISPRPPVISYALGLTSDSIYFIINPLTGVISTAQQFATLSQELFDLEVMETVTGMTAKVQIMVEDANNNSPMFTSTSYEVSVNESIPIGTVILTVSAVDDDKGDNGCITYSIASLQPLPFIINQNTGELTISTELDFESSLETYVFAVRASDWGSPYRRESEVNVTVQVLNINDNQPLFERVSCKGTIGRDFPVGQTIIIMSAIDIDELGLVKYEILSGNEQDVFSLNPDSGMLSLKRPLAARSVMNEQFNLIVAASDGELLSKPTFVNISLVRDRMAARSFNCRDTKVAQKLAEKLLKRASAISKSKVDEGYTDLFSVNRHTPQFESFPSDIVVREDMPVGASVLQVNTNDGDTGFNGRVLHAISDGNVDSCFNIDMESGLIYIYQPLDRERSDRYLLNITVYDLGLPQKSSWRLLTVNIDDVNDNSPKFSLKSYTAVVPENAAIGTEVIQVTASDDDLGQNGEISYSLLTSTSLFAINSETGSVYVSGQLDRESTSDITLKIQARDKAEKGNQMFSETTLIVYLEDVNDCAPIFIPRSYSCRVLEDLPIGAVIAWLQTQDPDIGSGGWVRFSLSNDFNGTFKVHADSGAIKVAKDLDYEKQQFYNLSVVAEDMGFPVKLRTESYLEVEVIDVNENLNEPYFSEYAVRGTVKENSRHGTSVLQVTAQDDDKGRDGVIRYSIKARNGLGRFSIDEETGMIYTTGTLDCETQDSYWLTVYATDRGVVPLSATIEVFIQVEDVNDNAPLTSEPIYNPYVMENSPKDVPVVRIQAQDPDVTASDSRLTYRITAGNPQNFFSIDSNTGLITTTSRKLDREQQAEHFLEVTVMDGGGIFRQSTVWVIVHVQDENDNTPEFKESVYRIVLPERDRNKRGDPVYRVIAYDRDEGSNADLTYSIVDGNDDGKFVIDAKTAMVSSRKMVTAGGYDILTIKAIDNGTPQKWSTTRLHVEWIRKPVPSPLVLRFTAAAYNFTVAENTKVYESVGVVSVWQTATPLWFDIIGGRTSREMFYIPQSSCGGNCSSDSGNYDGPFDIQRGIGTIVIARPLDAETQSLYNMTVQVTDGTNTATAQVYIKVLDGNDNTPIFSERTYEVLVSEDTPADTEVLRVRARDKDERAKLSYSIHGSVDPASMRMFRINPGTGVMYTADRLDYEVRTQHILTIMFFSSGLSPCLSSFFFLGERSRISLLQRPGTDYCDFGRCQ
- the LOC137062904 gene encoding protocadherin Fat 3 isoform X7, which codes for MAINSCPRGSMRIRLTSFFLLLLHLLPCLGQLQERGISSFQFTASIYNATIYENSAARTYIRTEVKMGIALSKLGPLDIKYLIESGDDEGLFQAEEFVLGDFCFLRIRTNGGSAAILNREVQDNYTLTVRATSKGVLEASVIINVQIMDMNDLRPLFSPTSYSIDIPESTPLGASVAQVTATDADIGSNGEFYYFFKEDIAEFAVHPTSGVVSLTAKPNADKNSRFALEILAVDRGMKVYGNSGISSTAKLVISVVRINEFAPTLNAIALYPLISDKEPVYATVTVEDLDEGPNGEIEWVAIIAGDPQELFVLDRAPLGNEYKLKMSETVNWDTFPYGCNLTFQAKDRGTPPRLSNTQTVQLLVKKPQSVKVSFEKKIYKTSIIEIAPPGTIIETVRISPRPPVISYALGLTSDSIYFIINPLTGVISTAQQFATLSQELFDLEVMETVTGMTAKVQIMVEDANNNSPMFTSTSYEVSVNESIPIGTVILTVSAVDDDKGDNGCITYSIASLQPLPFIINQNTGELTISTELDFESSLETYVFAVRASDWGSPYRRESEVNVTVQVLNINDNQPLFERVSCKGTIGRDFPVGQTIIIMSAIDIDELGLVKYEILSGNEQDVFSLNPDSGMLSLKRPLAARSVMNEQFNLIVAASDGELLSKPTFVNISLVRDRMAARSFNCRDTKVAQKLAEKLLKRASAISKSKVDEGYTDLFSVNRHTPQFESFPSDIVVREDMPVGASVLQVNTNDGDTGFNGRVLHAISDGNVDSCFNIDMESGLIYIYQPLDRERSDRYLLNITVYDLGLPQKSSWRLLTVNIDDVNDNSPKFSLKSYTAVVPENAAIGTEVIQVTASDDDLGQNGEISYSLLTSTSLFAINSETGSVYVSGQLDRESTSDITLKIQARDKAEKGNQMFSETTLIVYLEDVNDCAPIFIPRSYSCRVLEDLPIGAVIAWLQTQDPDIGSGGWVRFSLSNDFNGTFKVHADSGAIKVAKDLDYEKQQFYNLSVVAEDMGFPVKLRTESYLEVEVIDVNENLNEPYFSEYAVRGTVKENSRHGTSVLQVTAQDDDKGRDGVIRYSIKARNGLGRFSIDEETGMIYTTGTLDCETQDSYWLTVYATDRGVVPLSATIEVFIQVEDVNDNAPLTSEPIYNPYVMENSPKDVPVVRIQAQDPDVTASDSRLTYRITAGNPQNFFSIDSNTGLITTTSRKLDREQQAEHFLEVTVMDGGGIFRQSTVWVIVHVQDENDNTPEFKESVYRIVLPERDRNKRGDPVYRVIAYDRDEGSNADLTYSIVDGNDDGKFVIDAKTAMVSSRKMVTAGGYDILTIKAIDNGTPQKWSTTRLHVEWIRKPVPSPLVLRFTAAAYNFTVAENTKVYESVGVVSVWQTATPLWFDIIETHLELLPLTTVEAKEWQRESLRTHLCNRINLNRSRTRDKMTALTKFDN